The Sulfurospirillum halorespirans DSM 13726 genome has a window encoding:
- the ybeY gene encoding rRNA maturation RNase YbeY: MLLIENEFNIPLRVKILEQICTEHTPKEVELLIIDGESMHELNLEHRGMDKTTDVLSFPIDDFPHAPLGSIVINHELAAQKAKELGHSVEEEITLLFIHGMLHLLGFDHEVDSGQMRDMEKSWITQYHLPKSLIVRTED, encoded by the coding sequence ATGCTGCTGATCGAAAATGAATTCAACATCCCTTTACGTGTAAAGATTTTAGAGCAGATTTGCACGGAGCATACACCTAAAGAGGTAGAGCTTTTGATCATTGATGGTGAAAGTATGCACGAGCTCAATTTAGAGCATCGAGGGATGGATAAAACCACCGACGTGCTAAGCTTCCCCATTGATGATTTTCCCCACGCCCCTCTTGGTTCCATCGTTATCAACCATGAGCTCGCAGCGCAAAAAGCCAAAGAGTTGGGGCACAGTGTGGAAGAGGAGATCACCCTTTTGTTCATTCACGGCATGCTACATCTTTTAGGGTTTGATCATGAAGTGGACAGCGGGCAGATGCGCGATATGGAAAAATCATGGATAACGCAGTATCATTTACCCAAGAGTTTAATTGTTCGTACGGAGGATTAG
- the yihA gene encoding ribosome biogenesis GTP-binding protein YihA/YsxC — protein sequence MIKVKDAFFVKSASKMEETTPEGMSEVAFIGRSNVGKSSIINALTNKKGLAKSSSTPGKTRLINFFQIVLAKDEKTYHMQLVDLPGFGYARVSHSLKEEWQKNLTTYIQKRVSIRTFVHLIDSRHPFLEIDQAVHTYLQEIVRADQHILRIFTKLDKLKQSEISVIKKNYPCALLVSSSSKKGIDKALEAIFETLFGDQE from the coding sequence GTGATCAAAGTCAAAGACGCCTTCTTTGTGAAATCTGCCTCTAAAATGGAGGAGACGACACCTGAGGGAATGAGCGAAGTCGCTTTTATTGGTCGCAGTAATGTAGGTAAAAGCTCGATTATTAATGCACTCACGAATAAAAAAGGGCTTGCCAAGAGCTCTTCAACGCCAGGTAAAACACGCCTGATTAACTTTTTTCAGATTGTTTTGGCGAAGGATGAGAAGACTTACCACATGCAACTGGTGGATCTTCCCGGTTTTGGGTATGCTAGAGTATCGCACAGCCTCAAAGAAGAGTGGCAGAAAAATTTAACGACGTACATTCAAAAGCGTGTCTCCATTCGCACCTTTGTGCATCTCATCGACTCGCGTCACCCTTTTTTAGAGATTGATCAAGCAGTGCACACCTATCTTCAAGAGATTGTAAGAGCTGATCAGCATATTTTGCGTATTTTTACCAAACTCGATAAATTAAAACAGAGCGAAATCAGCGTGATTAAAAAAAATTATCCGTGCGCTCTTTTGGTCTCAAGCAGCAGTAAAAAAGGGATTGATAAAGCCTTAGAAGCCATCTTTGAAACGCTTTTTGGAGATCAAGAATGA
- a CDS encoding DJ-1/PfpI family protein, whose translation MVTIGIVIFSNVEELDFVAPFEVLSYINKIAPNSTKVMLIAPSLEPVQAFNGLKILPDASFESAPVLDILLFPGGKGRIEWMKEPSMRAFIEARHNEATYLTSVCTGAFFLAEAGLLLGKEATTYHSTFDELAAYGVNVVSSKVVHDGKIITAAGVSSGLELGFYLLRELFGVKLAQEVAEKIEYEIDVNKL comes from the coding sequence ATGGTTACCATTGGTATTGTTATTTTTTCCAATGTCGAAGAGTTGGATTTTGTCGCTCCTTTTGAGGTGCTGAGCTACATCAATAAAATAGCACCTAACAGCACGAAAGTCATGCTCATCGCCCCCAGTTTAGAACCAGTGCAAGCGTTTAATGGTCTTAAAATCTTGCCCGATGCGAGTTTTGAGAGTGCACCTGTTTTAGATATTTTGCTTTTTCCCGGAGGGAAAGGTCGCATTGAGTGGATGAAAGAGCCTTCGATGCGCGCGTTTATAGAAGCACGCCACAATGAAGCGACCTACCTTACCTCTGTCTGTACAGGCGCTTTTTTTCTAGCAGAAGCGGGGTTGCTTTTAGGTAAAGAGGCAACGACGTACCACAGCACGTTTGATGAATTAGCCGCGTATGGCGTCAATGTCGTCTCTAGCAAAGTGGTTCATGATGGAAAGATCATCACTGCCGCGGGTGTGAGTTCTGGCTTAGAACTTGGATTTTACCTTTTGCGTGAACTTTTTGGCGTGAAGCTCGCGCAAGAAGTGGCAGAGAAAATAGAGTATGAGATTGATGTGAACAAGCTTTAA
- the mrdA gene encoding penicillin-binding protein 2: protein MRIKIVLAIFISVWIALLVRVYYISIKSNAYYEEIAKQNAVKVDELAPLRGVILDRNLNPLSVNRLGFSIGIKPRLSLKASREILDEEIAFLSSILPDFSVKELSKEYLKADSAYNHDFVEVIPFIPYDKLIPQFAKIAQHDNLMIKITSKRHYPYGTLASHVIGYVGKSNTQDVAEDETAKLVGFSGKTGIEKFYNTVLQGVKGEKKTKVTAFNQIIEQVSKTLPQSNDLILSLDLDLQRYIAELFSDDSGAVVVMNAKNGEILAAASFPEYDLNTFVNGISREEWAVLANDLNHPFTNKLVNGLYPPGSVVKMGVGMAMMNSGIVTPTMTFESTGTMELGGRVFRDWKKEGHGIISYARAIKESCDDYFYKASLKTGIDNIAPFLSKIGFAQKTGIDLPREFIGTVPSREWKKARFGKGWSQGETLISSIGQGYFLVTPVQVAKYTAFLATGNGVTPHFVSKINDEALDFPVDPNIVSENEKRYLKITRDAMYEVANVQGGTALRHINLTAPFKIAAKTGTAQVVGISQTDKKRMREEDMDYYQRSHAWLTTYGPYDNPQYVVTVLVEHGGHGGSEGGPIISKIYDKLYEKGYIKLK from the coding sequence GTGAGAATTAAGATCGTTCTTGCCATCTTCATTTCGGTGTGGATTGCTCTTTTGGTGAGGGTTTATTATATTAGCATTAAATCCAATGCCTATTACGAAGAGATTGCTAAGCAAAATGCGGTCAAAGTGGATGAACTCGCACCTTTGCGTGGTGTTATTCTGGATCGAAATTTAAACCCACTCTCTGTCAATCGTCTGGGTTTTTCCATTGGCATTAAACCAAGGCTTAGCCTGAAAGCCAGCCGTGAGATTTTGGACGAAGAGATCGCTTTTTTATCATCTATCTTGCCTGATTTTAGTGTCAAAGAGCTCAGCAAAGAGTATCTCAAAGCAGACTCGGCGTACAATCATGATTTTGTCGAAGTCATCCCCTTTATTCCTTATGATAAGCTCATCCCCCAATTTGCTAAAATCGCGCAACACGACAATTTGATGATTAAAATTACCTCGAAACGACACTATCCGTATGGCACGCTCGCATCGCATGTGATCGGCTATGTGGGCAAGTCCAACACCCAAGATGTGGCAGAAGATGAAACCGCAAAGTTGGTAGGCTTTTCGGGCAAAACGGGCATCGAAAAATTTTATAACACCGTTTTACAAGGGGTCAAAGGTGAGAAAAAGACCAAAGTAACGGCATTTAACCAAATCATTGAACAGGTGAGCAAAACGCTTCCCCAAAGTAATGATCTTATCTTAAGCCTTGATCTTGACTTGCAACGCTACATTGCAGAACTTTTTAGTGATGACAGTGGCGCGGTGGTGGTGATGAACGCCAAAAATGGTGAAATATTAGCCGCTGCGAGCTTCCCTGAGTATGATCTCAATACATTTGTCAACGGCATTTCACGGGAAGAGTGGGCCGTGTTGGCAAACGACCTGAACCATCCTTTTACCAATAAATTGGTCAACGGTCTCTACCCTCCAGGCTCGGTTGTGAAGATGGGCGTGGGCATGGCGATGATGAACTCAGGCATCGTTACGCCCACGATGACGTTTGAATCAACAGGGACGATGGAGTTAGGCGGTCGGGTTTTTCGTGATTGGAAAAAAGAGGGGCATGGCATTATCTCGTATGCACGGGCGATTAAAGAGAGTTGCGATGACTACTTTTATAAAGCCAGCTTGAAAACGGGCATTGACAACATTGCACCGTTTCTTTCTAAAATTGGCTTTGCTCAAAAAACAGGTATCGATCTGCCGCGTGAATTCATTGGAACGGTTCCGAGTCGCGAGTGGAAAAAAGCACGTTTTGGCAAAGGGTGGTCACAAGGTGAAACGCTCATTAGCTCCATCGGGCAAGGTTATTTTCTCGTAACGCCCGTTCAAGTGGCAAAATACACCGCATTTCTTGCCACAGGTAATGGTGTGACGCCACATTTTGTGAGTAAAATTAACGATGAAGCGCTTGATTTCCCCGTAGATCCAAATATAGTCAGTGAAAATGAAAAACGCTATTTGAAGATTACAAGAGATGCGATGTATGAAGTGGCGAATGTTCAAGGGGGTACGGCTCTTAGACACATCAACCTCACGGCTCCTTTTAAGATCGCTGCGAAGACGGGAACGGCTCAAGTGGTGGGTATTTCGCAAACCGACAAAAAGCGTATGCGCGAAGAGGATATGGACTACTATCAACGTTCTCACGCGTGGCTTACCACGTATGGCCCTTATGATAATCCTCAGTATGTTGTAACGGTTTTGGTTGAACATGGAGGGCATGGCGGAAGTGAAGGCGGTCCCATCATTTCTAAAATTTACGATAAGCTCTATGAAAAAGGGTATATTAAACTCAAATAA
- a CDS encoding N-acetyltransferase — translation MIHYTKAKLSDIILMQDVVQPEVEKGIILFRSSDEMATNIRSYILAKEDEKIIGFGALHFHADDLAEIRSLVVKDGFRGRGVGKGIVQTLMVEGEGLGVKKVFTLTYQKAFFESVGFSEIPKEALPTHKIWADCIKCKHFPICDEIALIKTI, via the coding sequence ATGATTCATTACACCAAAGCAAAACTCAGCGATATTATCCTGATGCAAGACGTCGTGCAACCTGAAGTGGAGAAGGGCATCATTTTATTTCGCAGTTCCGATGAGATGGCGACGAACATTCGCTCGTACATTCTTGCCAAAGAGGATGAGAAGATTATTGGCTTTGGAGCGCTTCATTTTCATGCCGATGATCTCGCAGAAATTCGCAGTCTCGTGGTCAAAGATGGTTTTCGTGGGCGTGGTGTTGGCAAAGGTATTGTTCAAACACTTATGGTTGAAGGAGAGGGTTTGGGTGTGAAAAAAGTCTTTACCTTAACCTATCAAAAAGCCTTTTTTGAATCGGTTGGTTTTAGTGAAATCCCCAAAGAAGCACTGCCTACGCATAAAATCTGGGCAGATTGTATCAAATGCAAACATTTTCCAATATGCGACGAAATAGCGCTCATCAAAACTATCTAA
- the lptA gene encoding lipopolysaccharide transport periplasmic protein LptA encodes MKKLGLLCLCLSQLLISAEVEVTADKFFADEKKQISIFEGHVVVIKEGDKLTAKKVVIEFDEKKQPLRYIATGDAKGNLTMNQKKYYGEAEKMTYEPTKSLYTLEKKAFLHEIETDKKVYGDYIRANQNTGQYEVDGKGAGPVKFIFKVEDKKQ; translated from the coding sequence ATGAAAAAATTGGGTTTACTCTGCCTTTGTCTTTCACAACTGCTCATCAGTGCAGAAGTGGAAGTGACTGCCGATAAATTTTTTGCCGATGAAAAAAAACAGATCAGTATTTTTGAAGGGCATGTTGTGGTTATCAAAGAGGGCGATAAACTGACCGCTAAGAAAGTTGTGATTGAATTTGATGAGAAAAAACAACCCCTTCGTTATATCGCTACAGGCGATGCGAAAGGGAACTTAACGATGAACCAAAAGAAGTACTATGGCGAAGCGGAAAAGATGACCTATGAGCCAACCAAAAGCCTTTATACCCTTGAAAAGAAAGCTTTTTTACATGAGATAGAGACCGATAAAAAAGTGTATGGTGATTATATTCGCGCAAATCAAAACACAGGGCAGTACGAAGTCGATGGCAAGGGTGCGGGGCCTGTGAAATTTATCTTCAAAGTTGAGGATAAAAAACAGTGA